In a genomic window of Candidatus Bathyarchaeota archaeon:
- a CDS encoding PAS domain-containing sensor histidine kinase translates to MSLHEDLPIDASMPSETAFPDKYRNLFDNMLDGFVFGKVLYNCKGEAVDFVLFQVNKAFERLTGLTKKQVQNRRISASIPNIHVINPELLKIHARVALNGRGEKFEIYLEALQKWLFISIYSPKKTYFISHFENITERKANEALLKSSMERFMTLADSLPEVVFETDLSGKLTYVNRIAFELTGFTHDEYTALKHSFEMFIAPRDRERAKANFAASIQTGSSSTQEYWMLRKDGSEFPAVVKSIPVFTEGHLVGIRGIIIDVTETKKTMDKLAFQAQLLESVGQAVIAVDKETVVRYWNRGAAKLYGWSESDAVGKCLNELVTESYPEEPYLVYSHLSAGETWSGEIQAQLRDGSVAPLIVNRYPVMVENDEFIGFISIYTDITEQKALEYKLADYVDALADSSEKINDLNDKLLVVGSLTRHDIRNKLSAFNGLMYLMKKRILDNPDALDKLAEMQKVLKQLLDILEFQKVYELVGSEQLTFVGVGAFFNEAVELLSDSKGLQIDFKCEGLEVLADSLLRQVIYNLIDNTLKYGEKATAIHLYCQKDHEDLLLIYEDNGQGISDEERQHLFEKGFGKGTGLGLYMIKRIVTTYGWLLEEKGAFGVGVRFVMKIPAGGYRFCPQCSASSTA, encoded by the coding sequence TTGAGCCTGCACGAAGACTTGCCCATAGATGCGTCAATGCCTTCCGAAACCGCGTTTCCTGACAAATACCGAAACTTGTTTGATAATATGCTTGATGGATTCGTGTTTGGTAAAGTCCTCTATAACTGTAAAGGTGAAGCCGTAGATTTTGTTCTGTTCCAAGTTAACAAGGCGTTTGAGCGTCTTACAGGCTTAACCAAAAAGCAGGTTCAAAATCGCAGAATAAGTGCGTCAATCCCCAATATCCACGTTATTAACCCTGAGTTGCTAAAGATTCATGCTCGGGTGGCTTTGAATGGGCGGGGCGAAAAATTTGAGATTTACTTGGAGGCGCTACAAAAATGGCTGTTTATCTCGATTTATAGCCCTAAAAAAACCTATTTCATAAGCCACTTCGAAAACATAACTGAACGAAAAGCCAACGAAGCTCTGCTCAAGAGTAGTATGGAGCGGTTCATGACGTTGGCGGATTCACTGCCCGAGGTAGTCTTTGAAACAGACCTTTCTGGCAAACTCACCTATGTTAATCGGATCGCTTTTGAATTAACTGGGTTTACGCATGATGAATATACCGCGCTTAAGCATTCTTTTGAAATGTTTATAGCGCCAAGAGATCGTGAACGTGCAAAAGCAAACTTTGCAGCCTCAATACAAACGGGGAGTTCAAGCACCCAAGAGTATTGGATGCTACGGAAAGATGGCTCTGAATTTCCCGCAGTCGTCAAGAGCATTCCTGTTTTTACTGAGGGCCACTTGGTAGGCATACGCGGAATAATTATTGATGTCACAGAAACCAAGAAAACTATGGATAAGTTGGCTTTTCAGGCGCAGCTGCTGGAATCTGTTGGGCAAGCAGTTATCGCGGTGGATAAAGAGACTGTGGTACGTTACTGGAACCGCGGCGCTGCCAAGCTTTACGGTTGGTCTGAATCTGATGCAGTGGGGAAATGCCTCAACGAATTGGTCACTGAATCTTATCCAGAAGAGCCTTACTTAGTCTACTCTCACCTGAGTGCTGGAGAGACTTGGTCTGGCGAAATTCAAGCTCAACTCCGTGACGGCTCCGTTGCTCCCCTGATTGTTAATCGCTATCCCGTCATGGTCGAGAACGATGAGTTCATCGGATTCATCAGCATCTACACCGACATCACCGAACAGAAAGCATTAGAATACAAACTCGCAGATTATGTGGATGCGTTGGCGGACTCGTCAGAAAAAATCAACGACCTAAACGATAAGCTCCTTGTTGTCGGCAGCTTAACCCGCCACGACATACGCAACAAACTCTCCGCCTTCAATGGCTTAATGTATCTGATGAAGAAAAGAATCTTGGACAACCCTGACGCTTTAGATAAGCTTGCTGAAATGCAGAAAGTGCTAAAGCAGCTGCTAGATATTTTGGAGTTCCAAAAAGTGTATGAACTGGTAGGTTCTGAGCAGTTGACTTTTGTGGGCGTTGGCGCCTTCTTTAATGAAGCGGTTGAGTTGCTTTCTGATTCAAAGGGGCTGCAGATTGATTTTAAATGTGAAGGCTTAGAAGTGCTGGCAGATTCGTTGCTCCGGCAGGTAATTTATAATCTCATTGATAACACCCTAAAATATGGAGAAAAAGCCACGGCGATTCATCTTTACTGCCAAAAAGATCACGAGGATTTGTTATTGATTTATGAAGATAACGGGCAGGGAATAAGCGATGAGGAACGGCAGCATCTATTTGAGAAGGGCTTTGGCAAAGGCACCGGACTTGGGCTTTACATGATTAAGAGGATTGTGACGACGTATGGGTGGCTTTTGGAAGAAAAGGGTGCCTTTGGCGTCGGCGTCCGTTTTGTCATGAAGATTCCTGCGGGCGGTTATCGTTTTTGTCCGCAGTGCTCCGCATCATCCACCGCTTAA
- a CDS encoding YkgJ family cysteine cluster protein — protein MDFTYPPDLNFECNGCGLCCGDTPQKTRHVLLLESEAQTIAAETGLPIASFAKTVTDKKPYVYEMEKPLNGRCFFLDAENRCRIYAHRPLICHFYPFQLTFSADQNCYVFAVTPECPTVGKGRHLTKKDFEALFALASARLP, from the coding sequence GTGGATTTCACCTATCCCCCTGACTTAAATTTCGAATGCAACGGCTGCGGACTCTGCTGCGGCGACACCCCCCAAAAAACCCGACACGTTCTGCTCTTAGAATCTGAAGCCCAAACAATCGCGGCGGAAACAGGATTACCCATTGCGTCTTTTGCAAAAACCGTCACCGACAAAAAACCCTACGTATACGAGATGGAGAAACCCCTGAATGGTCGATGTTTCTTTTTGGATGCAGAAAACCGATGCCGCATATACGCTCATAGACCGCTAATTTGTCACTTTTACCCTTTCCAGTTAACTTTCTCAGCGGACCAGAATTGTTATGTTTTCGCGGTAACCCCAGAGTGCCCCACCGTAGGTAAAGGTCGGCATCTGACAAAGAAGGATTTTGAGGCGCTGTTTGCGTTGGCGTCTGCGCGTTTGCCCTAA
- the pyrI gene encoding aspartate carbamoyltransferase regulatory subunit produces MSEKELRVSKIKDGTVIDHIRGGYALDVVKILGITGKEKRVMTIAINVPSHRFGVKDIVKIEGKALSPQEVNRIALVAPHASINIIHDYCVVEKLEVKLPPSVEGIVKCANPCCISNSHEPIHTKFHVKQQEPMVLKCHYCGVTVEQADVLSQI; encoded by the coding sequence ATGAGTGAAAAGGAACTTCGAGTATCAAAAATCAAAGACGGAACAGTCATCGACCATATCCGCGGCGGCTACGCCCTAGATGTCGTCAAAATACTTGGCATAACAGGCAAAGAAAAGCGGGTAATGACCATCGCTATCAATGTCCCCAGCCACCGATTCGGCGTCAAAGACATAGTCAAAATCGAGGGCAAAGCACTCAGTCCCCAAGAAGTCAACCGCATCGCCTTAGTCGCGCCCCACGCATCCATCAACATAATCCACGACTATTGCGTCGTCGAAAAACTAGAGGTGAAACTGCCCCCATCAGTGGAAGGCATCGTAAAATGCGCTAACCCCTGCTGCATAAGCAACAGCCACGAACCCATACACACCAAATTCCACGTCAAACAACAAGAACCCATGGTGCTAAAGTGCCACTACTGCGGCGTCACGGTCGAACAAGCCGACGTGCTGTCCCAGATTTAG
- a CDS encoding RDD family protein, which yields MAVDQGNVSKVLSVLSHPLRREILLNLSNNTESSFTDLLNLLKVDTGKLSFHLRSLAPFIEQTPTGKYRLSRAGESAVRVIHDVEGWAEAADVQGKASTLPVASIKSRITAFFIDFTFILAITVAITVLPEIMSISVSEFLDNSASTILLITIGLQWVYSTLLEGFNGQSIGKRIMGLKVVRTDGKKMSYDHAAVRNFGKVLPLLPFDLLVGWRIRNCTFMRYFDKFAGTTVITLRSPPRAHP from the coding sequence ATGGCAGTAGATCAAGGCAACGTCTCCAAAGTCCTCTCCGTCCTATCCCACCCACTACGCAGGGAAATCCTACTCAACCTCAGCAACAACACCGAATCCTCCTTCACCGACCTACTCAACCTACTCAAAGTCGACACCGGAAAACTCAGCTTCCACCTTCGCTCCCTCGCCCCCTTCATAGAACAAACCCCAACCGGCAAATACCGCCTCAGTCGAGCAGGCGAAAGCGCCGTCCGCGTCATCCACGACGTAGAAGGCTGGGCAGAAGCCGCAGACGTCCAAGGCAAAGCCAGCACTCTACCCGTAGCATCCATAAAAAGCCGCATCACCGCATTCTTCATAGACTTCACCTTCATCCTAGCGATAACCGTAGCCATCACCGTCCTGCCCGAAATCATGTCCATCTCCGTCTCAGAATTCCTTGACAACAGCGCCAGTACCATCCTCTTGATAACCATCGGGCTCCAATGGGTCTACTCCACGCTACTGGAGGGCTTCAACGGGCAAAGCATAGGCAAACGCATCATGGGCCTAAAAGTGGTGCGCACAGACGGCAAAAAAATGTCCTACGACCACGCAGCCGTGCGGAACTTTGGCAAAGTCCTCCCGCTTCTTCCGTTTGATTTGTTGGTTGGGTGGCGCATAAGGAACTGCACGTTCATGCGATACTTTGACAAGTTTGCGGGAACAACCGTCATCACTTTAAGGTCGCCGCCTCGAGCACATCCTTAA
- a CDS encoding serine/threonine protein kinase, whose translation MSSADAAVQVYRQLESEDFRILNIIEAAMAKHEYVPKEQIQKYAKVPMDRIDYTLGKLNKLGLTMRTQETYNGHTLNYAGYDCLAINALVKADIIRSFGQTLGVGKEADVYDALSPTGRRIAVKFHRLGRISFRQTRRKRGYTREHSTWLFQSHLAAEREYQALKLVYDMGVAVPEPISQNRHVIAMGMIEGGQLVQYIDIGDPKNVLREILRNVKKAYRKANIIHGDLSEYNIILQPDGHILIIDWPQAVKTDHVNAAELLERDLKNVLNYFSRKFGIELTIQNAYAYVTGEARRLPV comes from the coding sequence ATGTCAAGCGCCGACGCAGCCGTACAAGTATACCGCCAACTCGAAAGCGAAGACTTCCGAATCCTAAACATAATCGAAGCAGCCATGGCAAAACACGAATACGTCCCCAAAGAACAAATCCAAAAATACGCCAAAGTCCCCATGGACCGCATCGATTATACACTGGGCAAACTCAACAAACTCGGCCTAACTATGCGCACCCAAGAAACCTACAACGGCCACACTCTCAACTACGCAGGCTACGACTGCCTAGCCATAAACGCCCTAGTCAAAGCCGACATCATCCGTTCCTTTGGACAAACCCTCGGCGTGGGCAAAGAAGCCGACGTCTACGACGCTCTCAGCCCCACAGGCAGGCGCATAGCCGTCAAATTCCACCGCCTTGGCAGAATCAGTTTTCGCCAGACCCGCCGCAAACGAGGCTACACTCGCGAACACAGCACTTGGCTGTTTCAATCCCACCTTGCCGCTGAACGTGAATACCAAGCCCTCAAACTCGTTTATGATATGGGCGTAGCGGTGCCGGAGCCTATTAGCCAAAACCGTCACGTTATCGCTATGGGCATGATTGAAGGGGGTCAGCTGGTTCAGTACATAGACATCGGTGACCCAAAGAATGTGTTGCGCGAGATTTTGCGTAACGTCAAAAAAGCCTACCGAAAAGCCAACATAATACATGGCGACCTCAGTGAATACAATATTATTTTGCAACCGGATGGGCATATTCTAATTATTGATTGGCCGCAGGCCGTTAAAACTGACCATGTAAACGCGGCTGAGTTGTTAGAGCGTGACCTCAAGAACGTCTTGAATTATTTTAGCCGAAAATTCGGCATAGAATTAACTATCCAGAATGCCTATGCATATGTGACTGGAGAAGCTAGACGCTTACCCGTTTAG
- a CDS encoding ribonucleoprotein — protein MMMEPSKKPLNVLIKQLHGNIEVVLKNGYEYKGKMIKCDGHMNLLLEGATECKEDQLMTNYGNVLLRGNNILYIVLDANKH, from the coding sequence ATGATGATGGAACCAAGTAAAAAACCACTAAACGTTCTCATTAAACAGTTGCACGGTAACATCGAAGTTGTCCTAAAAAATGGCTATGAGTACAAGGGCAAAATGATAAAATGCGATGGCCACATGAACCTTCTCCTTGAAGGCGCCACAGAATGTAAAGAAGATCAACTAATGACAAACTATGGCAACGTGCTCCTTCGCGGCAACAACATACTCTATATCGTGCTTGACGCCAACAAGCACTAA
- the gatE gene encoding Glu-tRNA(Gln) amidotransferase subunit GatE, whose product MTIDYVKVGLKVGLEIHQQLNVNSKLFCSCPPELFKEEPEITFLRRLRPTQSELGQVDPAAYFEFQKGVRILYEANHKSSCLVEMDEEPPHPINIDAVKVVLTASLMMNMQPVDEVHVMRKTVIDGSNTTGFQRTCTLALDGWIKVGEKTIPMQAAFLEEDAARKTGTQDEGKTIRYRIDRLGIPLIEVATAPVIYSPQEAQEVAFAIGRILRDTGKVMRGLGTIRQDLNVSIPNGTLIEIKGVQELELISTVVDYEVQRQLNLVAIKEELAKRGITPTSLKAEFVDVTKLFQATKSKVIRKAVDKKQKVLAVKLSGFNGLTGRELMPGFRLGSELSDYAKFWGRVGGIFHTDEVLANYGITPEEVKALRELVGASEGDAVVFVADTAENTHDALKAVVDRAQVACTGVPQETRTAKDDGTTRYMRPRPGAARMYPETDIPSQAITEELVQQIKANLPEPADKKLTRLIKEYSLNEKLAKQLIDSEYITIFEETAKASGTPASTIAAFLTETVKALKRDGVPTENVTDEQISAIFAAVGAGELAKEATADVFSWLSKNEGKTVADATAALGLKMFTEADLAPIIDRIVASNKAQIEKLGKGAFGMLMGAAMKEVRGKANPELVSKLLKERLN is encoded by the coding sequence ATGACCATCGACTATGTCAAAGTCGGCTTAAAAGTCGGCTTAGAAATCCACCAGCAACTGAACGTAAACAGCAAACTCTTCTGCAGTTGCCCCCCTGAACTCTTCAAAGAAGAACCCGAAATCACCTTTCTCCGACGCCTTCGACCGACTCAGAGCGAGTTGGGACAGGTGGATCCTGCAGCATACTTTGAGTTCCAAAAAGGCGTGCGCATTCTCTATGAAGCTAACCACAAAAGCTCTTGCCTAGTCGAAATGGATGAAGAACCACCCCACCCAATCAACATAGACGCCGTCAAAGTTGTCCTCACCGCCTCTTTGATGATGAATATGCAACCCGTCGACGAAGTGCACGTCATGCGCAAAACCGTCATCGACGGCAGCAACACCACTGGCTTCCAGCGCACATGCACCCTTGCTCTTGACGGCTGGATTAAAGTCGGCGAAAAAACCATTCCCATGCAGGCAGCCTTCCTTGAGGAGGATGCAGCCCGCAAAACTGGGACTCAGGATGAGGGCAAAACCATCCGTTACCGCATCGACCGATTAGGCATTCCACTTATCGAAGTCGCCACCGCACCCGTCATCTACTCGCCTCAAGAAGCGCAAGAAGTCGCGTTTGCCATCGGCAGAATACTCCGCGACACAGGCAAGGTCATGCGTGGCTTGGGTACGATTCGCCAAGACCTCAACGTCTCTATACCCAACGGAACCCTTATCGAAATTAAAGGCGTACAGGAACTTGAATTAATCTCAACAGTCGTCGATTACGAGGTTCAACGTCAACTAAACCTGGTTGCAATCAAAGAAGAACTCGCAAAAAGAGGCATCACCCCCACCTCACTAAAAGCAGAGTTCGTTGACGTCACAAAACTATTCCAAGCAACCAAAAGCAAAGTCATCCGCAAAGCTGTGGACAAAAAGCAAAAAGTCCTCGCCGTCAAACTCTCAGGCTTCAACGGCTTAACGGGACGCGAACTTATGCCAGGCTTCCGTTTAGGCAGCGAACTATCGGATTACGCCAAATTCTGGGGCAGAGTCGGCGGCATATTCCACACCGACGAAGTACTAGCAAATTATGGCATCACCCCCGAAGAGGTAAAAGCCTTGCGGGAATTAGTTGGCGCCAGCGAAGGCGACGCAGTGGTTTTCGTAGCTGATACAGCTGAAAACACTCACGACGCCTTGAAAGCTGTGGTTGACCGGGCACAAGTTGCCTGTACAGGTGTCCCGCAGGAGACGCGTACCGCCAAAGACGACGGTACAACACGCTATATGCGTCCCCGACCGGGAGCAGCCCGCATGTACCCCGAAACTGACATCCCCTCGCAGGCCATCACGGAAGAACTCGTGCAACAAATCAAAGCCAACCTACCCGAACCAGCAGACAAAAAACTAACCCGCCTCATCAAAGAATACAGCCTCAACGAAAAACTCGCCAAGCAACTCATCGACTCCGAATACATCACCATCTTTGAAGAAACAGCCAAAGCCAGCGGTACACCCGCCTCAACCATTGCTGCGTTTCTAACCGAAACCGTGAAGGCACTCAAACGCGACGGCGTTCCAACTGAAAACGTCACCGACGAACAAATCAGCGCAATCTTTGCAGCAGTCGGTGCAGGAGAACTCGCCAAAGAAGCCACCGCAGACGTATTCAGTTGGCTATCAAAGAACGAAGGCAAAACCGTAGCAGATGCCACCGCAGCTTTAGGTCTTAAGATGTTCACTGAAGCGGATTTGGCGCCCATAATTGACCGGATCGTCGCATCCAATAAAGCCCAAATCGAAAAACTGGGCAAGGGCGCGTTTGGCATGCTGATGGGCGCTGCAATGAAGGAAGTTCGCGGTAAAGCCAACCCTGAACTCGTCAGCAAACTCCTCAAAGAGCGGCTCAACTAA
- the gatD gene encoding Glu-tRNA(Gln) amidotransferase subunit GatD, whose protein sequence is MSELQDSGYRGEALRLLQAADCNVGDILKIISKGKTYEGILIPRSGEGTAIIIKMKSGYNIGIQPAPDVKVEKVGLGSKPTFAAPPLPKQNPSLPHVVIMSTGGTIASRVDYRTGAVRSAMSASDLYGVVPELADVALVDTEIVYSIYSENLTPKNWTELAQTVAKRIEAGVDGVVVAHGTDTMAYTSAALSFALQNLPVPVILVGAQRSSDRPSSDAATNLIGAVKAAGEGPFAEVGLAMHQTTSDTAIIVHRGVKVRKCHTSRRDTFKSINGFPIAKVQNLQVTMETDRYQRREPNKKLVLKPDFCDKVALIKFHPGLDPAVIDFYVDRGMKGILLEGSGLGHVSKFCFDAIKRATSKGVVVALASQCIWGRVDMDVYDTGRDLQSFGVVPLDDMFPETGLVKLMWSLGQTSDPKEAIKLLKTNVAGEYMPRTLPQDKIVEGAQP, encoded by the coding sequence TTGAGTGAACTGCAAGATTCTGGTTATCGGGGCGAGGCACTACGCCTACTACAAGCCGCCGACTGCAACGTTGGCGACATCCTAAAAATCATCAGCAAAGGCAAAACCTACGAAGGCATCCTCATCCCACGCAGCGGAGAAGGCACCGCGATTATCATCAAAATGAAAAGCGGCTACAACATCGGCATCCAACCTGCCCCCGACGTAAAAGTTGAGAAAGTCGGGTTAGGCTCCAAACCCACCTTTGCTGCGCCGCCGCTGCCTAAACAGAACCCCAGCCTGCCCCATGTGGTTATAATGAGCACGGGCGGAACCATCGCGAGCCGCGTTGACTACCGTACAGGCGCCGTCCGCTCCGCCATGTCCGCAAGCGACCTCTACGGCGTCGTCCCAGAACTCGCCGACGTAGCCTTAGTCGACACCGAAATCGTTTATAGTATTTACAGCGAGAACCTGACGCCTAAAAACTGGACTGAACTCGCCCAAACAGTTGCCAAACGCATTGAGGCAGGCGTTGACGGCGTGGTGGTTGCACATGGCACTGACACCATGGCATACACTTCTGCGGCGCTCAGTTTTGCGCTTCAAAACCTCCCTGTCCCTGTCATATTGGTCGGCGCCCAGCGTTCCTCAGACCGCCCTAGCAGCGACGCAGCCACCAACCTCATCGGCGCCGTTAAAGCCGCGGGTGAAGGACCCTTTGCCGAAGTCGGCTTAGCCATGCATCAAACCACCTCCGACACCGCAATCATCGTGCATCGAGGCGTAAAAGTACGCAAATGCCACACCAGCCGCCGAGACACCTTCAAATCCATCAACGGCTTCCCCATCGCCAAAGTCCAAAACCTCCAAGTCACCATGGAAACCGACCGATACCAACGCCGCGAGCCCAACAAAAAACTGGTCCTCAAACCCGACTTCTGCGACAAAGTTGCCCTCATCAAATTCCATCCAGGACTGGACCCAGCCGTCATCGACTTCTACGTTGACCGCGGCATGAAAGGCATCTTACTTGAGGGTTCAGGGTTGGGGCATGTGAGTAAATTTTGCTTTGACGCCATCAAACGTGCCACCAGCAAAGGCGTCGTTGTCGCGTTGGCGTCTCAGTGTATTTGGGGACGGGTTGACATGGACGTTTACGACACTGGCCGCGACTTACAATCATTTGGCGTGGTGCCGCTCGATGACATGTTCCCTGAAACTGGATTAGTGAAACTTATGTGGTCTTTGGGTCAAACAAGCGACCCCAAAGAAGCCATCAAACTGCTCAAAACTAACGTTGCAGGCGAATATATGCCCCGCACATTGCCACAGGACAAAATTGTTGAAGGAGCCCAACCATGA
- a CDS encoding tRNA uridine(34) 5-carboxymethylaminomethyl modification radical SAM/GNAT enzyme Elp3 gives MTNNVALREIIATLLSMSSPTRDDVNRLKIKTAAKYRLPAVPANADIIANLTPNEAKQLLPLLRRKTTRTISGVTVVATMTKPYPCPQPEPCAYCPGGPTTGSPQSYTGYEPAALRGTQNNFDPYEQVQNRIRQLTAIGHKVDKVELIVMGGTFPATPKEYQTWFIQRLLDAITGKTSANIEEAKANAEVSSTRNVGITVETRPDWAKQPHIDAMLDMGVTRLELGVQNPDDDIYRLVGRIHTVADVVEATRIAKDAGLKIVYHMMPGMPGSNPQKDLAAFKRIFTDPAFKPDMIKIYPCLAIAGTKAHEWYQQGTYTPYTTEEATNIIAEIKKSIPPWVRVMRVQRDIPARLILAGVKRSDIRELAQKKLKEQGGQCRCIRCREVGHRMAVEKVHPDLEKVKILTQRYEASGGTELFISAEDPENDVLLGYLRMRAPSPKAHRPEITEVPSAIVRELHVYGQLVPVGKHSKTAWQHKGYGAELLAEAERLAKAEFGFKKLLVISALGTRRYYMRFGYERDGVYVSKRLK, from the coding sequence TTGACTAACAACGTTGCTCTGCGAGAAATCATCGCCACTCTACTTTCTATGTCATCGCCCACGCGAGACGATGTTAACCGCCTCAAAATCAAAACCGCCGCAAAATACCGCCTCCCCGCCGTCCCCGCCAACGCAGACATAATCGCCAACCTAACCCCAAACGAAGCAAAACAACTACTGCCACTTCTGCGAAGAAAAACCACACGTACCATCAGCGGCGTCACCGTCGTCGCCACCATGACCAAACCCTACCCGTGCCCGCAGCCTGAACCCTGCGCGTATTGCCCCGGCGGACCCACAACTGGCAGCCCACAGAGCTACACAGGATACGAACCAGCCGCGCTCCGAGGTACACAGAACAACTTTGACCCCTATGAGCAGGTACAAAACCGCATCCGTCAACTCACCGCGATTGGACATAAAGTGGACAAAGTCGAATTAATCGTGATGGGCGGAACCTTCCCCGCCACTCCAAAGGAATACCAAACTTGGTTTATCCAACGCCTCCTAGACGCCATAACAGGCAAAACCTCAGCCAACATAGAGGAAGCGAAAGCCAACGCTGAAGTCAGCTCCACCCGCAATGTCGGCATCACCGTAGAAACCCGTCCGGACTGGGCCAAGCAACCCCACATCGACGCCATGCTGGACATGGGAGTTACCAGACTTGAACTGGGAGTGCAGAACCCCGATGATGACATTTACCGTTTGGTGGGACGAATACACACAGTCGCAGACGTGGTGGAGGCAACGCGTATCGCCAAAGACGCAGGGTTAAAAATTGTGTACCACATGATGCCCGGCATGCCCGGCTCCAACCCGCAGAAAGATTTGGCGGCGTTTAAGCGAATCTTCACCGATCCCGCGTTTAAACCTGATATGATAAAAATTTATCCCTGCCTCGCCATCGCAGGCACCAAAGCACATGAATGGTACCAACAGGGCACCTACACGCCTTACACGACCGAAGAAGCCACTAATATCATCGCCGAAATCAAAAAAAGCATCCCCCCATGGGTACGCGTTATGCGTGTGCAACGCGACATTCCGGCACGCCTGATTTTGGCAGGAGTAAAACGCAGCGATATACGGGAGTTGGCGCAGAAAAAACTCAAAGAACAGGGGGGACAGTGCCGGTGCATTCGTTGCCGCGAAGTGGGGCATCGTATGGCAGTTGAAAAGGTCCACCCGGATCTGGAAAAAGTCAAAATTTTAACGCAACGCTATGAGGCATCAGGGGGCACGGAACTGTTTATTTCTGCCGAAGACCCCGAAAATGACGTTCTCTTGGGCTATTTGCGCATGAGGGCACCATCCCCCAAGGCGCACAGACCCGAAATCACCGAGGTCCCCTCAGCCATCGTACGGGAACTTCACGTTTACGGGCAACTTGTACCTGTAGGCAAACATTCGAAGACCGCGTGGCAGCACAAAGGATATGGCGCTGAGCTCTTGGCTGAGGCAGAACGGTTAGCGAAGGCGGAGTTTGGCTTCAAAAAGCTTTTAGTCATCAGCGCACTAGGAACAAGGAGATATTACATGCGTTTCGGGTACGAACGCGACGGAGTTTACGTTTCAAAGAGGCTAAAATAA
- a CDS encoding 30S ribosomal protein S30e translates to MPTHGSLSKAGKVRSQTPKIQAQEKTSPSPKNRSRRNYEKRVLLQRKVGQNWM, encoded by the coding sequence ATGCCAACTCACGGATCACTCTCCAAAGCTGGAAAAGTAAGGTCTCAAACCCCTAAAATCCAAGCTCAAGAGAAGACTTCTCCAAGCCCCAAAAACCGCAGCCGACGCAACTACGAAAAACGCGTCCTGTTGCAGCGGAAAGTAGGGCAAAACTGGATGTAA
- a CDS encoding nitrous oxide-stimulated promoter family protein, which yields MKPQPPNPTHKRMKREKKTIGYMTQIYCKGHHGTQGELCPECQEFQAYAFMRLDKCPFQEKKTTCGKCIIHCYRPDMKQKVKAVMRYSGPRLLIYHPTLALHHAWDAHRKPPHLDKSA from the coding sequence ATGAAGCCTCAACCGCCTAACCCAACCCACAAACGAATGAAACGGGAAAAGAAAACCATCGGTTACATGACCCAAATCTACTGCAAAGGCCACCACGGCACCCAAGGCGAACTATGCCCCGAATGTCAAGAATTCCAAGCCTACGCGTTTATGCGACTAGACAAGTGCCCGTTTCAGGAGAAGAAAACTACTTGCGGCAAATGCATCATCCACTGCTACCGTCCCGACATGAAACAAAAAGTCAAAGCCGTCATGCGTTACTCGGGTCCCCGATTGCTAATTTATCACCCCACCTTGGCGTTGCATCATGCTTGGGATGCGCATCGAAAGCCGCCTCACCTCGACAAATCCGCTTAG
- a CDS encoding 4Fe-4S dicluster domain-containing protein: protein MSEDSYEGIPRDQIPWDPKIDSQKCVSCGKCVDFCHMHAFKTVEVKGKKQTEVIPNRCVVFCRGCEDICPVGAISHPDEEKTEALIKKLKRGTQ, encoded by the coding sequence GTGAGCGAAGATTCATACGAAGGTATACCTCGAGATCAAATTCCTTGGGACCCAAAAATTGACAGTCAAAAATGTGTTAGCTGCGGAAAATGCGTAGATTTCTGTCATATGCACGCCTTTAAAACCGTAGAAGTTAAGGGCAAAAAACAAACCGAAGTTATCCCTAACCGTTGCGTGGTGTTTTGCCGCGGCTGCGAAGACATCTGCCCTGTCGGCGCTATCTCGCATCCTGACGAAGAAAAAACCGAAGCACTAATCAAGAAACTCAAAAGGGGCACGCAATAG